The DNA region AAGAGGGTGCTGGATACAGCAGTTGAGAGCTCCTATCAGGGCCTGTGCTTTCCCTTCCCGCCTCCATCATCCCATTGAGCTTCCTGCAAGTGAAGCTTACTTACCAGGACCAGGGGGTCCCACACATCCCAATTCCCTGATACCTCAATACCCCAGGATGGTGCAGAaagatggggaaggggagggcattTTTAGAAACGagggtttctgctttatattgtGAAAGTGTCAGCTGACAAAAGGccaaaaatgaggcacagagcaggaaaACACCTCGGCACTGTTGGCGGAGGCTCTAGGTGACCCCCCAGCACACTGGGACGAGATCTTGAAGCTCCACGGTTCAAAGCCCTGGGCTGTCTAGGAGCTGCAGAATGACCCCACCCCACCTTGTGCAACAGGAGCTCCTATAGGGCAGGGAAATGGCTGAACCAGTGAGGCAGTCCGCGTACCAGTCATCTTTTATTGGGTGTTAATTCTCCACTAGGATATAAAAGGATTCAGGGGTGCCAGGCAAAGGTCATGGTCAGGAATGCAGAGTGCGCCCTCTTCAGTGGTACTTGCGTAGCCGCTCGTGTTCTGAAGTTAGAAAGGCAAAATGGTAAGTTTCTTCACAGGTGGGGGTGAAGCCATCCTGAGAATTCCTTTCAGGAGATGACCCAGAACCTACTTGTGGAATTTACAGCTAATCTGCCACCTGGCCAGCCTCTTCCTTCCCTGAGGGAACACCCACTCAGAAAAACAGCACCCAAGCGCCCACCCTTCAGGGCCAGCACTGCTCTGGATGCCACAGAGTGGCAGATGGCTCGACACTGGCAGAAACAGCCCATGAAGCCCACTCAGCGGCCACCAGACATCTCCCACCAGACCAACTCCTCTCATGTCTCAGCACCAGAAACAGCCACGCTTTTCCAGAGCACCACACAGACACTGGACTGTAGCACTCAACCTATTTCCCTCTTCACACTGGCTGCTAGGAAGATAAAGCCAAGTTTTCCACCAACCTTTGGCAGAGCCTGCAGTGGCTGATAGAATGCTGCCTAAGTATTACCTTTACCCCAGCTTCATCttatttttcctgtctttctctttgccacaatttttgcatttaaaatatgctATATTCTGAAAAGTCCCTCCAAGTCATCAGCTTGTCTGCAGGGTGATGGACTTAATAAGGTTGAAAGTGAACCAATACCACCCTGTCATGGGAAACCCCACTGAAGGCAAACCAACCCAGAAGAGACTCACTGAGTTCCTTGTAAGAACGGCAGTAGTTGAAAAGCACGTAAGCTGCAAGCACCATAGAAAGCCCAGCGATGCTCCCTTTCTTCACGTTGATGTACTTGTTGTAATACCGGTAGTAACCTGCAAAGCGGAGAGGAGGCCACTCCTCTGAGGGCACATTCTACACGTTCTAATAGGAGAGGGCAAAGCTGAGGAAAGGCCTGGGGGCAGGAAGAAACAGTACACAAAAGACAGCCACAGGGTAGCCAGAATTATATAGAGAAAAACATCAAGACGGGGGCCCCTGAGGAGGCTGGCAACCACACAGGCTCCCAAAGGATGATGACATGATGACACAGGACTGCTCTGCACTTTAAAATGCACAGACCTGAAGGATAGACCATTTCAAATACTCATCTTGAAAGTTCTGCCTGGCAGGGAGATGAGCATTATAGACTCATGTCCCCTGTGCTTCCAACTCATTTTCCTCTTAAGTCTTATGACATTTCTTTAAGACAGAGGTACTGGTACCGATTCCAAGCAATAGAAAACATTTCCTTGTCTGAAATATCTCAGAGCCAGCCTTTGATAGGACCGATCAAACATGGAAATTCGAGGGCTAACAATCTCGCTCTGTCCTTCTCTACATAACTTACTGGTCTGAGACAAGGCTTGTACTGGCCAAAGTAATTCAGGGCAAAGAAAGACCTGTTTGCCCTGAAGACGCAGAGATGTGCTTTTATTTACACATGCCCTTAAGGCTCTGACCTCTTTGAAACGCTCCAGCAATGCCTTTAGGGGTGAAATCCCGCATCAGTATCCAGCTTGGCAGCTCCCCTAGTTTGACTTCCAGGAGCTTCTTGTCCTTCAGCGGTACTGAAAAGGAAGTgcaaaaaaacacacactggaAGGTCTCCCAATAACACAAACAGCAACCTTCTGTGTCACTTATTTCAACCATTCAATAAAGGTGCATTCAGTAACATTACTAAATAGAGGCTGCATATGAgcaatattataaataaacatgTCACACCAGATATACTATTTTAAGCCAGAGTCTATATAATGGCAGAACAGGCTTTTGAATAAAAGCTTGCTGGGAATAACTATGTAAAAAGAGAACTAAGGGCCATGAGGAAGAGGTAAAGCAGAGGACAGATGCCTTTATAAGTAGgagtgggggagacagagaagCTGGGCACATCTTGGCCAAAGGCACACAGCATGCAGGCCACGGAGGCAGGGTTCCACCTTAGGTCTGGCTCTCATGCTCCTGAAGCCAATCTGATTTCTACCTCAAGCATCCTACCTCAGACCACAGATGTCAAATGACTTAGTAAAAACCACTCTAAAGACCCAACAGGCCCCAGATCATTTTCCAATGAGAATCTGGGACAGGAACGGCTCCTGGTTGAGGCCATACTGTATTCATCTCTGGGCTTAAGAGTAACATAGgaagggggccagggaggggtTGGCCCTGTGAATATCCAGATGCTCTTAAGGAGAGAATCTTTCTTCCCCTGTCCTCTTCCAAAAGATCAACTTTAAAAAgctgtttggggacttccctggtggtccagtggctaagactctgtgctccaaatgcagggggcccaggttcaatccctggtcaggcaactagatcccgtatgctgcaactaagatcccgcatgctgggACTCAGGCTCCTTAAGGACCATCCTCAAGAGTCCACTGAGGGGAATCCCACAGGTCTCTTGACGTCTCCCAACCCTTATCAAGGACAAGGGCCTTCAGGCTTAATGGCAGCTTCTACTCTGCTACAGGCTGTCTGGAGAATGAGACACA from Tursiops truncatus isolate mTurTru1 chromosome 15, mTurTru1.mat.Y, whole genome shotgun sequence includes:
- the ATP5MF gene encoding ATP synthase F(0) complex subunit f, mitochondrial isoform X1, which encodes MASIVPLKDKKLLEVKLGELPSWILMRDFTPKGIAGAFQRGYYRYYNKYINVKKGSIAGLSMVLAAYVLFNYCRSYKELKHERLRKYH
- the ATP5MF gene encoding ATP synthase F(0) complex subunit f, mitochondrial isoform X2, whose amino-acid sequence is MASIVPLKDKKLLEVKLGELPSWILMRDFTPKGIAGAFQREHERLRKYH